AGCAGCTCCTCCGGGGAGGATGAGATCTTCAACTGGGTCGGGTCACCCCAGCGGTCGTCGAGCTTCTGCCCCTTGGGTGCGGCGAACCGCACGGACAGGCCCACCGGGCCCGCGGCCATCGGGCTGGCCGGGCGCTGCGTCTGCCGGGCGCCTTCATCCACCGACTGCGCCTCCTTGGGGATGGGCAGCCGGATCAGTTCGTGCTTGTTGGCCTCCACAACGATCAGCAGCGGCTCACCGGCGGTGGTGGTGTCGACCAGGACGTCGGAGGGCTCGGAGAGTCCGCGGGCCAGGGTGGACACCGTGTTGGTGACCGGATCGTAGCGGCGGACCGCCCCGTTGTACGTATCGGCGACCGCCACGGAGCCGTCCGGCAGCACCGCCACGCCCAGCGGGTGCTGCAGCCGCGCCTCGCCGGCCGCGCCGTCCCGGAAACCGAAGTCGAACAGCCCGGCGCCGACGGCGGTGTCCACCGACACCGCCGTTCCGCCGCCGTCCGCGGTGAAGGAGAGCCGGCGCAGTGCCGAGGTCTCCGAATCGGCTACCCAGATGCTGCCGGCGGCGTCCTCGGCCAGCCCGGAGGACTGCGCAAACCAGGCGCGGTCGCCGGGGCCGTCCAGCAGGCCTTCCAGCCCGGTGCCGGCCAGGATGTCCACCGCACCGGTGAGCGGGTCGAAGGTGAAGATCTGGTGGGTGCCGGCCATGGCCACCACGAGGCGTCCCAGGGTTCGGGACCAGGTGAGGTCCCACGGCGAGGAGAGCGAGACGTTCAGGGGATCGGCGCCGAGGCTGGCTTCCGTCAGGGAGGGCCCGAAGCCGCTGGCGTCCGCTGTGCGGGATTCCGAGGGGTGGTCCTCCCCCGGAACCCGCTTGGTCTGGTTTCCGGCGTCCAGGAGCCGCTGAACACCGTTTCCGGCCACCGTGGTCACGGTTCCGGAGGCCAGGGCCACTCCGCGCAGGCGGTGGTTGACGGTGTCCGCCACGACGACGTCGTACCCCGCCGCTTCGGCGACCGCGGAGGGAAGCACTGCCACGCCCTGCGGTTCGTTGAAGCGGGCGGTGCCGGCGCTGCCGTCCCGCCAGCCCTTGCTGCCCTCGCCGATGACGCGGCGCACAGTGGCGAGGTCGGCCTCGAGCTCCACCAGGCGGTGGTGCCCGGTATCGGCGACCAGGAAGGTGCCCTCGGGCAGCGCAACGGCCTTGCCCGGGAAACGCAGGTTGCCGGCGGTGGGCTCGGCCGGAACATACGGGCCGTCGCCGCGGTGCAGCGTGCCCTTGGCTTCGTGCTCGGCCACGAGTTCGCTGATCAGCGAGTCCAGGCCGGCGGCATGGCCTTCGCCGGAGAGGTTGGCCACGATGTAGCCCTCGGGGTCCAGGACCACCAGGGTCGGCCAAGCGCGGGCGGCGTAGGCCTGCCAGGTGGTCAGTTCCGGGTCATCCAGGACGGGATGGTGAATTTCGTAGCGTTCCACGGCCGCGGCCAGGGCCACGGGATCCGCCTCATGCTCAAACTTGGGCGAATGCACGCCCACCGTGACCAGCACGTCGGAGTATTTCTCTTCCAGCGGGCGCAGCTCATCCAGGACATGCAGGCAGTTGATGCAGCAGAAGGTCCAGAAATCCAGGAGCACAATCTTGCCGCGCAGGTCTTCGAGGCCCAGCTGGCGGCCGCCGGTGTTGAGCCAGTTGCGGCCCTCCAGTTCGGAGGCCCGCACCCGGTACCCGGCGCGCACGGTTTCAGTCATTAACGATCTCCTTCAGGGCTGCTGGCATCCCGCTTGGCCAGATTGGCGAACATGTTGTTGTAAGCGGCCAGCTCGGCCTCATTATTCCGCTCGGCGGCCCGGTCCTTGCGCCGTGTTTCGCGGGCGTCGGTCCGTGACCACTGCAGCGCCACGCCAATGGCCACCATTACGGTGGGAATTTCGCCGACCCCCCACATGATGGATCCGCCCAGCTGCTGGTCGGCGAGGGCGGAGAGCCCCCACTCCCGGCCCATGTTTCCGAAGTAGGACGCCTGGATCAGCGAGGTGCCGCCCATCACTGCCACCCCGAAGAATGCGTGGAACGCCATGGTGGCGAGCAGGATCACCAGGCGCAGCGGATACGGTGCCCGGTACGGCAGCGGGTCGATGCCGATCATCGTCAGGACGAAGATGTAGCCGGTCAGCAGGAAGTGCACGATCATCAGCTCGTGGCCCACGTGCTGGCGCAGGGCAAAGCCGAACAGTTCCGAGTAGTAGAACACCACGATGGATCCGGCGAAGTTGACCGCGGCGAAGATCGGGTGGGTGACCAGCTTCGAGAACCACGAGTGCACGCCCACCAGGATCCATTCCCGGATGCCGCGGGTGCCGTCGCCGCGCGGCGTCAGGGCCTTCAGCGCCAGCGTCACCGGTGCGCCGAGGACCAGGAACAGGGGAACCACCATGGTCAGGGTCATGTGGCCGAGCATGTGGGTGCTGAAGAGGACCATGCCGTACACCGCAGGTGCGCCCGAGGTGACGTAGGTCAGCAGGGCCAGTCCCGCCAGCCAGCACAGGGTCCGGACCAGTGACCATTTGTCTCCGCGGCGGCGGACCTTGACCACGCCGCGGAGGTAGGTGATGGCGAGGACGGCCACGATGGCCACCCAGAGCCAGTCGAACCGCCATTCGGTGAGGTAGCGCTCGAGGGTCAGCTCCGGCGGCAGGTCGTAGCCCGTCAGGATGCGCGCGGGCGAGGCGTCGGGCGGCAGCTCCTCGGGCCGGGGGGTGGCGGTGCGGCCCAGCGCCACGGCCACGCCGGAGACGGCGCCCATGATCAGCAGTTCGACGGCGATGAGCTGCCAGAGGATGCGGTTGGCGCTCTTCTGCCGGGGACCGCCCTGCTCGCTGGAGCCGGCCGCCGAGCCCGGCACCTTGGCCGGCAGCTGCGGAATGATCCAGCGGCGGTGCAGGAAACCGATGACGCCGAGGAGCAGGGTCGCGGACGCCTTGAAGATCACCAGCGTGCCCCAGTCGGAGTTCAGCTGGGCGAAGGAGGTGATCCGCAGGGAAGCGTTGACGACGCCGGACAGGAACACCAGTGCGAAGGCGAAGCCGGCCAGTGCGGAATAGCGCCGCAGCACCAGGCCCGTGATGGGGCCCAGCTGGCGGGACACCACGGCCAGGACGATGAGTCCGCCGATCCACAGGCAGACGCCCGCCAGGTGCAGGCCGATCGAGTTGACGGCGGCACTGTGGTCGTCGCCGCCGGCGGAGTGGCCCACCAGGGCGATGGGGACAATGGCTCCGGCGGCCAGCACAGTGGTCGCGGCCAGGGTGTTCAGGGAGCGGATTCCGAAGGCCAGGGTGGTCACCACTGCGGCGATGATGCTCACGGCCAGCCAGGCGCGTCCGGCGGAGAAATCGGTGACGAAGGCGCCCAGCCCCTGCGTGTAGCTCGGATCGGCGCTCAGCGGCAGCCCGGACACATCCGAGTAGGTGAAGAGCAGCACGGCGACGGCGGACAGGGTCCAGACCGCTGATGCCGCGCCGGCGAGGGCAAGGGCCCGGGAGAAGGCCGGATGTTCGGGTTCACCGGCCTCGACCCTGCGGCCCCGCTTCAGCTTCAGGGATTTGGGGAGGATGGCCACCGAGAAGACGAGGGACCCGATTACCGCGGCCATGGCTCCGTTGTGGAGGGCCTTTGCAACGGGCAGCGCCCACCGGGTAAGGGCGCCGGGGTCGGAAAGCTGCTGGGCGGCGGCGGCACCGGAGAAGATCAGGGCTCCGGTGAGGGCCGTGAGCATGACGGCGACGGCGGCGATCAGCCAGCCGTTCCGGAGGGCCGGGTCAGCCGGTGATCCGCCGGGGACGGGGCGGGAGTCGCTTCCCGTCCGGCCGGCGTCGGTAGCGGTGTTGGCAGTTTTAGGCACGGTACCTATTCTCTACCCACGGTAGAAATTTGGGCTAATTGCACAAAAAAGACCGGCGCCTTTCGGCGCCGGCCCTTGCCTCGTTCGAGGAGATTACTTCTTGGTGGAGACGGCAGCCTTCAGCTTGGAGCCCGCGGTCAGCTTGACGCTGTGGCCTGCGGGGATCTGAATGGTTTCGCCGGTCTGCGGGTTGCGGCCGGTGCGGGCGGCACGGTCGGTGCGCTCAACGGCAAGCCAGCCCGGGATGGTGATCTTTTCACCGTTGGCAACAGAGGTTGCGAAGATGTCGAAGACAGCGTCAAGAACGCCGTTCACTGCGGTCTGGCTGTTGCCGGACTTCTCTGCGACTGCTGCAACAAGCTCACTGCGGTTCATAGCCAATTTATGTCCTCCTGGACTAGGGGTTAGCTCGAGCGGATCACGGATGCGAAACCGCCACTGTTGGAAAACTTACCAGCCCGACACCGAAAATCAGGCAAAATCCGCTGTTTTTAGCGGTTTTTTCCGCTCTCAGCCCAGAAAACGGTGCCATTTCCGCCTTCGGACCTCTTAGGCTTAATCCCCGCAACGGCGCGGATTCCCGCCCGCGCATCCTCCCCGCCGGATCCCCCGCCGCCGCACCCCGGACCGCCGCCGTCGTCGGAGCCGCACCGGTTCCCAACCCGTGGTGCCTCCCGGGGCAAACGGGGTCCCGGGAGGCAACAGGTGCCCCAGAGAGTGGGAACCGGTGTCCGCCGTCCCCGGACCCGGCAGCCAGCGGAGCCGCGTCCCGAACAGGCGGTTGCCGGACAGCAAAAAGGGCGGCAACCCGAAGGTTGCCGCCCTTTTAACAGCTCAGTTAAGCGATGCTTACCAGCTGGACTTCTTGACGCCCGGCAGTTCGCCTGCGTGGGCCATGTTGCGGAAACGGACGCGCGAGATACCGAACTTCTGGAGGGTACCGCGGGGGCGGCCGTCGATCTGGTCGCGGTTGCGAAGGCGGACCGGCGAGGCGTTGCGCGGAAGCTTCTGCAGGCCGAGGCGTGCAGCTTCGCGGGCTTCGTCGGTGGCGTTCGGATCCACCAGGGTCTTCTTCAGTTCGAGGCGCTTTGCAGCGTAGCGCTCAACAATGACCTTACGCTGCTCATTGCGGGCAATCTTTGACTTCTTTGCCATGTTTAGCGCTCCTCACGGAATTCGACGTGCTGGCGGATCTTCGGGTCGTACTTCTTCAGAACCATGCGGTCCGGGTCGTTACGACGGTTCTTGCGGGTCACATACGTGTACCCGGTGCCGGCGGTCGACTTCAGCTTGATGATCGGACGTACGTCCTTGTCCTTAGCCACTAGAGCTTCACACCCTTCGAGATAAGGTCAGTGATGACGGCGTCGATACCGCGCACGTCGATCGTCTTGATCCCGCGGGCCGAAACCTGCAGCGTCACGTTGCGGCGCAGGGACGGAACCCAGTAGCGCTTCTTCTGAATATTCGGGTCGAACCGGCGCTTGTTGCGGCGGTGCGAGTGCGAAATGCTGTGACCAAAGCCGGGAATGGCTCCGGTTACCTGGCAGTATGCTGCCATGATCTCTCTCCTCCAGTTGTAGTAAATATGACGGTCCTCAAAAAACAGACACAGGGCGTTTGCCTAAGCACCTGCCATAAAGAGCGTCCCGCCACCAGTTTTGACACCGTTATTACTGCGACTTTCCGGAGGTGAACCTGGCGGGGTGAGATCCAGCCGAAGTGCCTCGCCGCGGGGAAGACGGTGAAGTTCAGGAAGCCAAGCAGTATCTGCCGGGACAGCCTTCAATTCTAGGTTTATACGGGTGGCCGCGCAAATGTCCGTCCGACCGCATGGAAGCGGGACCGGTGGACACAGGCGCAACTTAACGCCTCTCTATCCTAGGGGCAACCCGGCTTTCATTCAAACCAGCGGGACACCCTATCCGGTTAACGTGCCTGAGCTCACTGGCGGTCAGGACGACGGCGGGGCGTCGACGGCGCCGTCTGCGCCCACGACCACCACACCGGCGTCCGGATCCAGCTGTGCCCCGTCCAGTTCCGTGCCGCCGCCAATCACCGCGTCGGCGTCCACGATGGCGTTCCGGAGCCGGGCTCCGGAGCTGATCCGCACGTCGCCGAGGATCACGCAGGAATCAACCTCGGCACCCGCTTCGATGACGGCGCCCGACCCGATCACGCTGCGGTGCACGGCGCCTTCCACGCGCGAGCCCGGGGCGAGCAGGCTGGCGGAAACGCGGGCCCCCTCCCCGACGTAGCCGGGCAGCAGCCGGGGAGCTGCGCTGAGGATGGGCCACTGCGGGTCATCAAAGGCCAGGCCGCGGCCGTCTATGAGGTCCATGTGGCCCTGGTGGTAGCTGCGCGGAGTTCCCATGTCCCGCCAGTAGCCCTCGAGCCGGTGCTCGGCAACCTTTTCGGTCTGCACCAGGTACGGGATCAGCTGGTCGCCGTAGTCGTCGAGCCGGCCTTCCTTTTCCACCAGCTCATCCATGGCAGTGAGCAGGACGTCGGCGTCGTAGAGGAAAATTTCAGCGGCCACTCGGTCCGTCTTCGGCCGCTTCGGCTTGTACTCGAAGCCGGTCACCGCGCCGCCCTCGGCTTCGACCACACCGTGGTCCGAGGGGTTGTTCCGGATCTTCGTGGTCACCACCGTGAGCGCGGCGTTGGCCGCCTGATGCGTGGCCACTACGTCGCGGTAGTCCAGCCGGTACAGGTGGTCGGCGCTGAGCACCATTACCAGGTCGGGATCGTATTCGCGGATGTAGTCGGCCTGCTTGTACAGGGCGTCTGCGTTGCCTTCAGCGAAGCCCTCGCCCTCGCCGCCCTGGTAGGGCGGAAGCACCCGCAGGCCGCCGTTGGTCCGGTCCAGGTCCCAGGGACGCCCGCTGACGAGATGGTCATTGAGGGACTTGGGCTTGTACTGCTCCACGATCCAGACATCCGAGAATCCGCTGTTGTGGAGGTTGGACAGCGGCACGTCGATGAGCCGGTAGGATCCCGCCACCGGCATGGCCGGCTTGGCCCGGTGCTCGGTGAGCGCGCCGAGCCTGCCGCCCGCTCCGCCGGCAAGAATAATTGTCAAAATCCGTGATGCCTGCATGGAAAAGTGCCTCTCGCTTGGGACGAAAGTGGGTTTTCAAGTGTTTCCTACGCTGGCAGGAATCCCCACGTCATGTCTGGTCGTTTTCCAGAATGCTGTTGCCCGGCTCGATCCGGGCCAGAATTTTGCGCCCCACCCGTTCCAGGTCCTCGACGTCGCGGGCATCAAGCCCGTCGAACACCAGGTCCCGCACGGATCGGACGTGATCCGGAGCCAGCCCTTCGAGGGCGGCCAGTCCTTCGTCGGTGAGCGCCGCGGTGGTCACGCGGGCGTCATCCGGAGACGGGGAGCGTTCCATCCAGCCCCGGTTCTCCAGCTTTTTTACCACATGGGACAGCCGGGAGAGGGAGGCGTTGGACCGTGCCGCCAGTTCGCTCATCGGCAGTGCGCGGCCGGGAGCCTCGGAAGCCATCGCCAGCACGTGATAGTCGAAGAGGGTTATCCGCGCCCTGCGAAACAGGTCGGCATCCAGAGTGGGGGTAAGCCGCGTGGCAACGGCATACAGGGCCAGCCAGGCCCGCCGTTCATCGGGACTCAGCCACCGGGGGGCTGGTGCAGCAAGTTCACTCATGCGTCCATTCTCCCATGGTTGGTTGAGCCTTCAATGATCGGCGGGCCGGCTGTCGACTGCTTGCTGCTTACTGCTTGGTGCTGCCGTCTGCTTCAGCCGTCTCCGTGGCGAAGGGCAGGGAGTCGACGTCGAGCCGGGGGTTCTCGTCCTGGGTGGCCACCAGTTCGTGGGCTTCCTCGGCGGTGTCGACGCTGGGCATGGAGCCCGGCATGGGCCGGTTGGCCGATTCCTTCATGATGAACACGGCCACGGCGCCGACGACGGAGGTCGCCATCAGCCAGAAGGCCGGCATCATGTCGTTGTCGGTGAGGTTGATCAGACCCTGCATGATCAACGGCGCGGTGCCGCCGAAGATGGCCACGGCAAAGTTGTACGAAATGCCCATGGCCCCGTAGCGGCTGGCCGTGGTGAACAGGGCCGGAAGCGCGGAGGCCAGGTTGGACACGTACAGCGTGACGGGCAGGGCGAGCAGGATCAGGCCCAGCAGCGTGGACCAGACCGGACCCATGCCGATCAGCAGGAACGCCGGAACGGCCAGGACGATGGTGAAACCGGCACCCATCAGCAGGACCGGGCGGCGGCCGATGCGGTCCGAGAGCTTTCCGGCCAGCGGGATGCACAGTGCCATCAGCACCAGGACCGGAATGGTCAGCAGCGTGCCGTGCAGGGCGTCATAGCCCATGGAATCCGTCAGGTACGACGGCATGTAGGACGTCAGCGTGTATCCGACGGTGTTTGCTGCGGCCACCAGGACCATGGCGACGAGGATCGGACGCCAGTAGAG
This genomic interval from Arthrobacter sp. zg-Y820 contains the following:
- a CDS encoding MarR family transcriptional regulator yields the protein MSELAAPAPRWLSPDERRAWLALYAVATRLTPTLDADLFRRARITLFDYHVLAMASEAPGRALPMSELAARSNASLSRLSHVVKKLENRGWMERSPSPDDARVTTAALTDEGLAALEGLAPDHVRSVRDLVFDGLDARDVEDLERVGRKILARIEPGNSILENDQT
- the rpmB gene encoding 50S ribosomal protein L28 — translated: MAAYCQVTGAIPGFGHSISHSHRRNKRRFDPNIQKKRYWVPSLRRNVTLQVSARGIKTIDVRGIDAVITDLISKGVKL
- a CDS encoding NHL domain-containing thioredoxin family protein, which codes for MTETVRAGYRVRASELEGRNWLNTGGRQLGLEDLRGKIVLLDFWTFCCINCLHVLDELRPLEEKYSDVLVTVGVHSPKFEHEADPVALAAAVERYEIHHPVLDDPELTTWQAYAARAWPTLVVLDPEGYIVANLSGEGHAAGLDSLISELVAEHEAKGTLHRGDGPYVPAEPTAGNLRFPGKAVALPEGTFLVADTGHHRLVELEADLATVRRVIGEGSKGWRDGSAGTARFNEPQGVAVLPSAVAEAAGYDVVVADTVNHRLRGVALASGTVTTVAGNGVQRLLDAGNQTKRVPGEDHPSESRTADASGFGPSLTEASLGADPLNVSLSSPWDLTWSRTLGRLVVAMAGTHQIFTFDPLTGAVDILAGTGLEGLLDGPGDRAWFAQSSGLAEDAAGSIWVADSETSALRRLSFTADGGGTAVSVDTAVGAGLFDFGFRDGAAGEARLQHPLGVAVLPDGSVAVADTYNGAVRRYDPVTNTVSTLARGLSEPSDVLVDTTTAGEPLLIVVEANKHELIRLPIPKEAQSVDEGARQTQRPASPMAAGPVGLSVRFAAPKGQKLDDRWGDPTQLKISSSPEELLVSGGGTSTGLTRKLVLSDSVGGGVLHITARAAACDGEPGGEIPDHAACHLYQQDWGIPVTIDAGGDTALTLDLRGLD
- a CDS encoding sugar phosphate nucleotidyltransferase, encoding MTIILAGGAGGRLGALTEHRAKPAMPVAGSYRLIDVPLSNLHNSGFSDVWIVEQYKPKSLNDHLVSGRPWDLDRTNGGLRVLPPYQGGEGEGFAEGNADALYKQADYIREYDPDLVMVLSADHLYRLDYRDVVATHQAANAALTVVTTKIRNNPSDHGVVEAEGGAVTGFEYKPKRPKTDRVAAEIFLYDADVLLTAMDELVEKEGRLDDYGDQLIPYLVQTEKVAEHRLEGYWRDMGTPRSYHQGHMDLIDGRGLAFDDPQWPILSAAPRLLPGYVGEGARVSASLLAPGSRVEGAVHRSVIGSGAVIEAGAEVDSCVILGDVRISSGARLRNAIVDADAVIGGGTELDGAQLDPDAGVVVVGADGAVDAPPSS
- a CDS encoding HU family DNA-binding protein; its protein translation is MAMNRSELVAAVAEKSGNSQTAVNGVLDAVFDIFATSVANGEKITIPGWLAVERTDRAARTGRNPQTGETIQIPAGHSVKLTAGSKLKAAVSTKK
- the rpsN gene encoding 30S ribosomal protein S14, whose translation is MAKKSKIARNEQRKVIVERYAAKRLELKKTLVDPNATDEAREAARLGLQKLPRNASPVRLRNRDQIDGRPRGTLQKFGISRVRFRNMAHAGELPGVKKSSW
- a CDS encoding cytochrome c oxidase assembly protein encodes the protein MLTALTGALIFSGAAAAQQLSDPGALTRWALPVAKALHNGAMAAVIGSLVFSVAILPKSLKLKRGRRVEAGEPEHPAFSRALALAGAASAVWTLSAVAVLLFTYSDVSGLPLSADPSYTQGLGAFVTDFSAGRAWLAVSIIAAVVTTLAFGIRSLNTLAATTVLAAGAIVPIALVGHSAGGDDHSAAVNSIGLHLAGVCLWIGGLIVLAVVSRQLGPITGLVLRRYSALAGFAFALVFLSGVVNASLRITSFAQLNSDWGTLVIFKASATLLLGVIGFLHRRWIIPQLPAKVPGSAAGSSEQGGPRQKSANRILWQLIAVELLIMGAVSGVAVALGRTATPRPEELPPDASPARILTGYDLPPELTLERYLTEWRFDWLWVAIVAVLAITYLRGVVKVRRRGDKWSLVRTLCWLAGLALLTYVTSGAPAVYGMVLFSTHMLGHMTLTMVVPLFLVLGAPVTLALKALTPRGDGTRGIREWILVGVHSWFSKLVTHPIFAAVNFAGSIVVFYYSELFGFALRQHVGHELMIVHFLLTGYIFVLTMIGIDPLPYRAPYPLRLVILLATMAFHAFFGVAVMGGTSLIQASYFGNMGREWGLSALADQQLGGSIMWGVGEIPTVMVAIGVALQWSRTDARETRRKDRAAERNNEAELAAYNNMFANLAKRDASSPEGDR
- the rpmG gene encoding 50S ribosomal protein L33; its protein translation is MAKDKDVRPIIKLKSTAGTGYTYVTRKNRRNDPDRMVLKKYDPKIRQHVEFREER